TTTCAGAGTCAAATACTTCAAGTACAACCCCTGGAATAGCCTTTCCTATCGTATCGATAAATTCGTCTACGTCTTCTGCTGGCAGGTAGGCAAGCCTTGCGGTGGCTTCGGTCTGGCCGTACATTGGCAGAATCTGCGTACCCGGACTTAATTCTCTTATATTCCGTACAATAGCCCGGTCCATGGCTCCTCCGGCAGATGCAGCGGTCCTGACATTTGCAAAGGATTTTTTGAACCTTTCCGGGTATCTGAGAAGAATACGATAGGTGCTGGGTACTCCATAGAATATGGATACTCCGGATTCAATGATATTGAAAACTGGTTCTATGAAATTCATTGTTCCAGTATGGATTGACCCCCCGGCCATCAGGTGGGAATTGATTATTGAATTCCCGAAGGCGTGATGAGGAGATATTACCAGTGCTGCTTTATCTTTTGGGGTTATGTTCAGAACCTCGATTATTGATCTGGCATTTGAGACCAGGTTTTTATCGCTTAGCATAACTCCTTTTGGAGTGCCTGTTGTGCCTGATGTATAAAGCACCAGCCTCAGCTCGGGATTATTTCTCTCGAGTATCACTCTTTTGCTGAGAGTCTCCACTGCAGTATCATCTGATACAACGATCACAGTTCTAAAACGCTCAAAAAATCCATCTCCAAATCGTAAGTACTGTCTTTTCGTTGCAATTATGTTATTGATGCGTGCAGTGTCAAGGATTCGTTCGAGGCTTAACCCTGGCAATTCGATTGGCAGGGGTATTGCAATGTTGCCTGACCGATATACTGCCATAAGTATCTTTATGTAATGCGTACCGGACTCAGCCAGTATTGCAAATCCGCAGTGCTCAAAGTCAGTCAGAGACGAGGCAATTGTGCTTATATCCTCATCAAGGCAGCTGTAAGAAATGGACTTTTTGCCCTCTTCCAGAGCAATTTGATGAGGGGTATTTTTGGCGTGTTCAGCGATATAAGCATCAATTCTCATAACCTTCACTTCGTCAGTCTGATTATCAGATTAGTGATCCCCTGTAAAGTATCGAAATTCTCCGGAGTTAGCATATCTTCGGGAATTTCGATAGAATATGTTTCACAGATATAGTCTATCAATTCGAGTAAACCGATAGAATCTATGATGCCGTTCTGGGTGAGCGAGTCACTATCCTCAAGAACAGTTTCTCGCTCCATGAAAGAATTGTCCTTCAAATAATCAAGTATGCTATTTTTTATCTGTTCCATATAATTTTACCCCTTTACTCAAATTAGATTATTAATTGCAAATCACACACACTTTGTCAATAGTAATTGAAAGCCCTGCAGTTAATTATGTAATAAAACTATATAAGTAATTTGAAAGATTTCCTTGCTGGAAGAAAAGCATTGGGATAAAAGAAAGTCAAAAGAGCTTAAACACATCAGGTTATGGTACGCGATTCAAAATGGAGTCCATACAAAAAAAGTAGTTATGTTCAGAAAAAAATAGCGATTCCGACTTTAGGCATGTTTATCAGGACTGAACTCTTCTCCGGATTTTAATCTGTTTTTTCCGGTATATAAGGTTATCAAACACTCTTGCCTCAAAAATTGTTGATTTTCTCAAGACGGCTTATATTAATAGTATGTAGATTCGAGTCAGTAATGACAGAAAGGATGTATTTATTGTCTAATAGATAGCTTGAATAAAAAATCTGATTGAAATCTGGCTCTTTGCTGAGAATTGATAACATGGTTTTATTAGTAAACTTACAATAGGCCTCTTTCAGAGTCCACATCGTCAAAATGTCTGTATCACTCATAGATTTATCAGTATCTGAAGATGATGTTTGAAGGTATTTTAAAGTATTTTTTAGTGCCATTGGCCTTTTAATTTCTACATCAATACCAACCTTAACCTTTGAAATTGCAAGAGTTACGATATTTTCAGAGTAGGATATGCAGATATGCAACTTTTTATGGTTGAGTATATGGACTTCTCCAAACTCGTCTTTATAAGTAGAGATATCCTGGACAGAACTTTTGTTAAAGAGATAGTATAGAATATGTTTCAAAACCGTTCTGGAGACAATATATCTTTTTTTGAAATATATGGTTTGAAGTTTTTCCAGATATTCTCTTTCGATGTTGTTGAGACATTCCATACTCAGTGTGTCATAATTATCCGGATCAATAAGAAAGATAAGAACATCATTGTGTTCCCATAAGTGAGGGATGTTTTCCGGAGGAACTGAAGAGAGTGTCATTAAATTCTCAGTATACATGCATGCAGCTCAAGGTGTGTTTACTACAGTTACGGGAGTTAACTGTATATAAAACTGTATATTATATCCTACATTCGCAACGCCCATATCATCGAAATAGATCGCCCGCTTGGTTAATTTGGATATACACGATGAATCGCTCCCGTCCCACTCTTACTATTACCTATAACTACAAAAGAGTAGATTATTCTGAGACCTGTAGATTAGTGCTTTTAAGCTTGGAAAAAAGGTACTCAGTTAATGTCTATAACCTCAAAGTATAACCGAATTGCATCTATTTATGAGCTGATAGATTTGCCTCTTGAGATTTTCTTTTTCCGGAAATAGAGATAAAAAACACCTTTAAACTTGAATAAGAAGGCATTGAAAGTCGGAGTAAGGACTGGAAGGAATTTGAAGTTCTATTCATCTCATTACTCGATAATGAATCGGAAAAACATAGATATTATCAATGAGGTGAATAGTCAGACTAAACATCCAGTACTGCATTATAAGAGGTAATGGGAGACTATTATTATGGCAGTCAATGAGGACGAGATGAGGATTAAGATAATCAAAGCCGGACCGTATCGGGTTACAGGTGGAGTGCCGCTTTTCGAACAGGTAATTGTCATCGACGACGCTGGCCACACCAGAAAATTAATTGATATAAAGGAATACCCTCAGAAGGAAGCCTATATCTTATGCCGCTGTGGCTCATCCAAAAACAAGCCCTTCTGTGATGGGACCCACCGTAAGATCGGTTTTGACGGTAGTGAAACTGCCAGCAGAAAGCCTTACCTGGAAAAGGCGGAAACTGTTGAAGGTCCTGATCTAAAACTTACCGATGCCCATGAGCTCTGCGATCATTCCCGTTTCTGCCAGCGGGCTGGAGGAATAAGGGATCTCATACAAAAATCCGATGACCCGGAAGCCCGACAAACCGCTATAGAGGAAGCCATGATCTGTCCGTCGGGACGGCTGGTCCTGTGGGACAAGAAGACAGGCAAGCCCTTTGAAAAAGAATTTGAAGCATCTATTGTACTGGTTCACGACGAACAAAAAGGTTGTGAAGGCCCCCTTTGGGTTCGAGGCGGTGTCCCCATTGAATCTGCCGATGGCAGCATGTACGAATCCCGGAATAGAGTAACCCTCTGCCGCTGTGGGAAGTCAGAGAACAAGCCCTACTGTGACGGCAGCCACTGGATGAACAGCCAGCAGAAGCTCGAGTTCAGGAAGAAATGGGGCCTGAAATGAGTGAGTTCTTTGATTCATAGAGATTGTTAACTTGCGGAAATAATAATCTCACATAACAATCAGGCAATCCAAAAGCCAAAATGTAGGCAATCAATGGGCGATTCCGTGATAAAAAATAGAGAATTCGAGGATATTCTTCTTTATTTCAAAATATCCTCAAACTTCTTCTGGCTCTACATATGTTGCCAAAGTCCATCAGCCTGCAACAAATTTTCGATTGCACGTCTCTGAATAGCTGGAATGGTGACATGGCTCAGATCGGCCACAAGTTGCCAATCATATGTTTCTGCTCTGTCTTGTCAAGTGCCCGATACCTTTCTCCAGCCTGAGCAAAGTCGTTTGTTTTGAAGAGCTTCAAGCCCATGGTGACGTTTATGCTACGATCAGGCGAGGTCGAAGCGATCAAGGTTCATTACCTTTGTCCAGGCCGCCACAAAGTCCTGGACAAACTTCTCCTGTGCGTCTGCGCTTCCGTAAACTTCGGCCAGAGCCCGGAGCTGGGAGTTCGAACCGAAGATGAGATCAACACGCGTGCCGGTCCACTTGACTTCGCCAGTCTTGCGATCACACCCTTCAAATATGTCCTTG
The Methanosarcina sp. WWM596 DNA segment above includes these coding regions:
- a CDS encoding CDGSH iron-sulfur domain-containing protein — translated: MAVNEDEMRIKIIKAGPYRVTGGVPLFEQVIVIDDAGHTRKLIDIKEYPQKEAYILCRCGSSKNKPFCDGTHRKIGFDGSETASRKPYLEKAETVEGPDLKLTDAHELCDHSRFCQRAGGIRDLIQKSDDPEARQTAIEEAMICPSGRLVLWDKKTGKPFEKEFEASIVLVHDEQKGCEGPLWVRGGVPIESADGSMYESRNRVTLCRCGKSENKPYCDGSHWMNSQQKLEFRKKWGLK
- a CDS encoding 4'-phosphopantetheinyl transferase superfamily protein, with the protein product MYTENLMTLSSVPPENIPHLWEHNDVLIFLIDPDNYDTLSMECLNNIEREYLEKLQTIYFKKRYIVSRTVLKHILYYLFNKSSVQDISTYKDEFGEVHILNHKKLHICISYSENIVTLAISKVKVGIDVEIKRPMALKNTLKYLQTSSSDTDKSMSDTDILTMWTLKEAYCKFTNKTMLSILSKEPDFNQIFYSSYLLDNKYILSVITDSNLHTINISRLEKINNF
- a CDS encoding acyl carrier protein — protein: MEQIKNSILDYLKDNSFMERETVLEDSDSLTQNGIIDSIGLLELIDYICETYSIEIPEDMLTPENFDTLQGITNLIIRLTK
- a CDS encoding class I adenylate-forming enzyme family protein; this translates as MRIDAYIAEHAKNTPHQIALEEGKKSISYSCLDEDISTIASSLTDFEHCGFAILAESGTHYIKILMAVYRSGNIAIPLPIELPGLSLERILDTARINNIIATKRQYLRFGDGFFERFRTVIVVSDDTAVETLSKRVILERNNPELRLVLYTSGTTGTPKGVMLSDKNLVSNARSIIEVLNITPKDKAALVISPHHAFGNSIINSHLMAGGSIHTGTMNFIEPVFNIIESGVSIFYGVPSTYRILLRYPERFKKSFANVRTAASAGGAMDRAIVRNIRELSPGTQILPMYGQTEATARLAYLPAEDVDEFIDTIGKAIPGVVLEVFDSENRPVDPGNTGELVARGDNILLGYLNDEAATEQKILDGWMHTGDLAQKLSGGYIKLLGRKDDLIKIGDHRVNPREIEKEIEMNNEVSSVFVVPISHELMGNAISLMVIPNQETEVDKIFAFCRKNLPGYLYPREILFIDHLPLNENGKISNRSIIEEYQHVKASM